GAGACCCTGACGACGGACCATGCGTCGACGAGAGACCTCTCGACCTCGTCGGTGACGTGGTTGGTTCCTCCCCTGACGAGGATGGAAACGGTCTTGGGGTCCTTGCATCCGGTGATGAAGGTCATGTCCTCGTCTCCGACGTGGCGGAGCTCGACGGTGTCGGCGGTTCCCAGGTCGTCCTTGGTGATCTCGGTGATCTTGGTGACGATGCTGGCATTAGTGGACTTGGCGAGCCTCTCGATGTCGGACTTCTTCACGCGGCGGCAGGCGTAGATGCCCTCCTTGGCGAAGAAGTGCTGGGCGAGGTCATCGATTCCCTTCTGGCAGAATACGACGTTGGCTCCGGCCTTCTTGACGGCCATGACGAGGTCGCGGAGGATGTTCTCCTCCTCGTCGATGAACTTCTGGAGCATCTCGGGGTCGGTGATCTGGATCTTGGCGTCGACCTCGGGCTTCTTGACCTCGAAGGCTCCGTCGATGAGTGCGATCTTGGCCTTCTTGACGATGTGGGGCATGGTCGGGGAGACGGGCTCCTTGTCGATGACGAGTCCCTTGACGAGCTCGGACTCCTCCATCTTCGCTCCGGCCTTCTTGACGGTCTGGATGTTCTTCAGGTCGGCGGTGTACTTTCCGTCCTTGCCCTTCTCGAGGATGGTCCTGACGGCGTCAACGACCATCCTGGCGAAGAACTCTTTCTGGGAGTTGACCTGCTTGCTGATCATGGAGGTCTCCGCGATCTGCATGAGGAGCTTGTCGTCGTCGGGGCTGACCTTCTTGGCGACGGCCTTGAGGATCTCCTGGGCCTTGTCGTTTGCCATCCTGTACCCGGCGGTGATGATGGTCGGGTGGACGTTGGAGTCGATCAGGTCGAGGGACTTCTTGAGGAGCTCTCCCGCGATGATGACGGAGGTGGTGGTTCCGTCTCCGACCTCCTGGTCCTGAGTCTTGGCGACCTCGACGAGCATCTTTGCCGCGGGGTGCTGGACATCCATCTCCTTGAGGATGGTGACTCCGTCGTTGGTGATGACGACGTCTCCGAGGGAGTCGACGAGCATCTTGTCCATTCCCCTCGGTCCGAGGGAGGACCTGACTGCGTCGGCGATGGTCCTTGCTGCGGTGATGTTGTTGAACTGAGCGTCCTTTCCTTTGTCTCTCTTGGTGCCTTCCCTGAGGATCAGCACAGGTGCGTTGCCCATTCCCATGGTTTCATTTCTCCTATCCGTTTATCCTAAACGGAATCTAGCACTGTGATTGTTAGTCCTTCTATATAAACTATCCGATAGTGTACAACCGAGGGTTGTAATGACTAAACCCCCAATACATCCAACATCTGGCACATGTCTAAAATATTGGTTAAATGTAATTATTTTACATATCCCCAAAAAGGGTATTATCAAGATATAATTATCCTAATCGTATCAACGGAAAAAAAGGAATGACGCCCGCGGGAAGCGGGCGGTTAAGGTTTCAGTGGATGAACAGGAGCTCCCTGTACTTGGGCAGAGGCCACATCTGGTCGTCGACCATCATCTCGAGGGAGTCCACATGCCTGCGGATCTTCTCCAGCATTGGGATGACCTTGTCGTGATAGATGACCGCGGCCTTCCTATCCTCCTCCCCGGCGAGCTTCTCCACCAGTGCGTCGAGGTCGTCGACGGTGGACTCGGCCTCGGCGATGTCCTCGCTGATGCACCTGATGAGGTCCGCCTGCGAGCGGGAGAGCCTCTTGAAGTCCGCCGCGCTGTAGATGTCCTTCAGGTCGCGGACGTTCTCGAGCAGGATGTTCTGGTACCTGACGGCAACCGGGATGACGTGGTTGGTGGTGAGGTCGGAGAGCACCCTGGCCTCTATGTCCACCTTCTTGCAGTACATCTCCCAGAAGATCTCCTTCCTGGACTCCAGCTCCACCTTGTTCATGACACCGGTGTCGTTGAACACCTTGACGGTCTTGGCCGAGGTGAGGTTGTCGTAGACCAGCGGCGGGGAGGTCTCGCAGTCGAGCCCCCTCCTGAGGGCCTCGGCCTTCCACTCCTCGGAGTATCCGTTGCCGTCGAAGCAGATGTCGCGGCATGCGCGGAAGGTCTCGCGGGTCTCGGCGAGCACGGCCTCGAGGGCGGATGCTCCGGCCTTGATCCTCTTGTCGACGGCCTTCTTGAACTGCACGAGCTGGTAGGCGAGGACGGTGTTGAGGGTGGTGACCGCACCGGAACAGTTGGCGCTGGATCCGACCGCCCTGAACTCGAACCTGTTCCCGGTGAACGCGAACGGCGAGGTCCTGTTCCTGTCGGTGTTGTCTACCAGCAGTTCGGGGATCTGCGGGAGGCCGAGGGAGTGTGCCTTCTTGCCTCCGATCTTGACCATTCCCTCCCCCTTCATGAGGTCGGCGAAGGCCTGGGAGACCTGGTCGCCGAGGAAGGACGAGATGATCGCCGGAGGGGCCTCGTTGGCGCCGAGCCTGTGGGCGTTGGTGGCGTTGAGGACGCATGCCTTCAGCAGGGAGTTGTTGTCGTACACGGCCTTCAGGGTGTTCGCCATGAAGCAGAGGAACCTGAGGTTCTCCTCGTCGGTCTTGCCGGGGGACATCAGGGCTATGCCGGACTCGGTCCCGAGGGACCAGTTGCAGTGCTTCCCGCTCCCGTTGACGCCCGCGAAGGGCTTCTCGTGGAACAGCACCTCGAAGCCGTGCTTCTCGGAGATGTTCTTCATGAGGGACATCAGCATGAGGTTGTGGTCGTTGGCCAGGTTCGCGACCTCGTAGACTGGTGCGACCTCGAACTGGTTGGGCGCGACCTCGTTGTGCCTCGTTTTGATCGGGATCCCGAGCTTGTAGCACTCGAACTCCAGGTCCTTCATGAACTCCAGCACCCTGCTGGGGATCGCCGCGAAGTAGTGGTCCTCCAGCTGCTGGGATTTGGCGGAGTCGTGTCCGATGAGGGTGCGGTCGGTGAGGACCAGGTCGGGCCTCTGCTCGTACAGGTCCTTGTCCACCAGGAAGTACTCCTGCTCCCATCCGAGATAGGAGTGGATGACCTCCTTCCCGAGGCCGAAATACTCCATGATGTCCGAGGCTGCCTTGGTGACGGCGGTGTCGGACTTCATCAGCGGGGCCTTGTAGTCGAGAGCCTCGCCGGTGTATGAGACGAAGACGGTGGGGATGCAGAGCACGTCGCCCATGATGAAGGCGGGCGAGGAAGGGTCCCACGCGGTGTATCCCCTGGCCTCGAAGGTATTCCTGAGGCCCCCGCTCGGGAAGGAGGACGCATCGGACTCCTGCTGACTCAGGAGCTTCCCTGAGAACTTCTCCAGGCTCTCGCCGTGGGTACGGGGGTCCGCGAAGGAGTCGTGCTTCTCGGCGGTGCCTCCGGTCAGGGGCTGGAACCAGTGGGTGTAGTGGGTGGCCCCCATGTCCATCGCCCAGCGGCGCATTCCGGCCGCCACATGCTCGGCGACGTTCTTGTCGAGGACGGCCCCCCTCTCGATGGTCTCGTAGATGATCCTGCGGGTATCCTCGGAGAGGTACTGCCTCATGGCGCGGCGGTTGAAAACGTTGCATCCGTAGTAGTCGGACGTCTTCTCCGCCGGGGGTGTGACTTTCACGGGTTCCTTCGCGATCGCCTTCTGAACGGCGGTGAACCTGAAGTTTTCCATGGTGGATACTGATCACTATGGTTAATAAAAGTTACTAAAAGTGCCTCATAGAATCAAAAAATCGGTCTAAAAATGATGTTTTTAACATTATTTTGGATTATAATTAGACATATGTCTATTATTTACACTTCAAATTCCAGATTATTAGACATAAGAACAGGCCGTCCCCTCCCGGAAGGGCGTATTCTACATACTCTCTATAACATAACAGAGGTAAAATAGTCAGTACACCCATACATGGAAGTCAAAAACGTGTCTCCGCCACCACAGACGGGAGACGACCGTCCTGTCTCTGACGGGACAAAATGGAAACACGCCGACAAATCGCATCCGAAAAGAATGTGCCAGAGTACGACGGAACCATCCATTCGGGGACACACTTAAAAACAGAAATCCGATAGACCGAAACAATCACAGGGGGAATCCAAACGGGACTTCTGATCAAAAGCGGAGAAGAACTCTACAATCTCGGAGTAGACCTGATCTCCAGGAAGGACTTCAATACGGCCCACGAAAAGTTCCAGGCCGCCGTGCAGAAGGGATGCAAGAATGCGGACATGGCCAATGTCTACATGAGGCTCATCGAGATGCACAACAACCGCGGCAGCATCAGCGCCTACCAGAACCTGAGGCTGGCTCTCAGCAAACTGAGCGAGCCCACGTTCAAGTTCGGACTGACAACCGTCGAGGTGGCCACCCTCGACCAGGAGGCGGACCTCGATATCCAGGAGATCCGCGCGTTCGACATGTCCGATTCCGACTACATGAACAAGGGACAGGCGCTCATCGAGGTCGCCAGCGGATTCGCGTCCGTGGTCGGAGACAACCCCATCAGGCTCCAGGAGATGTTCAAGGGGACCAACGAGTTCAACGGAACCAAAGAGAGCCTCATCCTCCAGGCCTGCGCGTACGAGGTCATGGGGAAGGGAATCGCCATGGTCAAGCCCAAGCAGGCATCCGAGTACCTGCAGATGGCATACAACTTCCGCCGCCAGATCGGCGACTCGGGCGAGGAGGACCTCCGCCTGATGAAGATGTACGCCAACAGCGCCAAGTGCTGGATCTGCGGACGTCCCGTCGCAGGAGAGTCCCTCCACTTCGTCGCCGTCAAGTCCAGGATCACCCCCATGTTCCAAGAGGCCGAGAACAACGAGGGAGTCAAATCCACCTCCGAGGGATTCGGCGAGATCTACATGTGCATGCCCTGTTACACCTCGATCTCCAACCGCGCCGACCAGATCGCCAGAGGATACCACAACACCGCAATGAACGAGATCCGCGCGGCCGAGGCGAGGCTCCAGGCGCAGATTAACAGCCTCAGGTGCAGTATCAACAGCATAAGGTGAGACGAATGGTAGGCGATATCCCCGATATGGTCGAACTGCGCTGCAAGTACTGCGGTGCCCCCCTCCCCGCAGATGACGTCAAGAGCGATGCCCCCTACATCACGTGCCCCAGCTGCGGTACCACCCAGCAGAAGATCGATGCGAAGGAGTACCTCGCCCAGATGATGGGACAGGTCCGCTCGTGGGTGAACAAGGCCATCCCCGGAGGGATGGCGGTCGCCAACAGCACCAGCGTCGACAGCGTGGCGCGTTACAACATCTTCATGACCAGCGTCAAGCCGAAGGTCGAGCAGGAGTTCGGGAACTACAAGTTCGGACTTGTCTCCATGCTCTCCCACACCATGATGGTCATGCCCTTCGCCGTGGACACCACCCTCAACCCCGCCCACAAATCGGAGGATGCCTTCTCGTTCTGCGAGAAACTCAACCAGGTCAGGCCCCTGGCAGTCGATCCCGAGACCATCGGCATCATGCAGGAGTACACCGGCGCCACCAACGCTTACGCAGTGCTCATCAACAACTCCAAGCTCCTGAAGGAGGACAAGCCGGGGCGCTACGTCATCATGTGCAACAACTTCACCAGCGCGGCCGACGACTTCTCGAGGATCGAGGGCTACCAGCCCGCGGCCGACCGCTTCACCGCGCTCGCCACCATGGCGACCGGCTGCGACCAGCTCATCAACGGGGACTTCCCCAGCGCCATCAGCAACTTCGAGGCGGCCAAGAAGAAGCTCCTCGAGTGCCAGTCCAAGCTCTTCGGCAACCTGAAGGTCGCCATCATGGGACAGGCCGTGAAAATGGAGATCAAGCAGTGCGACACCCTGAACAACCTCTGCACCTACGTCAACTCCATGGGAGGGACCAGAGAGGTCTTCGACGCGATCAGCAAGATCTTCTCGTTCCAGTACCCCAGCTCGGGGGAGTGGGCGTTCTTCTTCAAGAACGACGGACGCCTCCTCGAGATACTCGAGGACATGTCCGCCGTGGTCAAGGCCAGGTCCGGGGTCGGCACCCTGCCGATCACCTCCGGCGACGGGGACATCCTCGTCCCTTACTGGCACGTTGCCATGAACTACAGCTTCCAGACCGGTGCCATGTGGAAGAAGAAGGCCGTGGAGGTCCACGAGGACCTTCTCGTGGCGGCGGACTTCACCGCAGACCCCGGATGCCTGAACGATCCCCGTTCCGCCGTTACCGACATCTTCAGCGTGAAGGCGAAGAACGGGATGTTCGCCGGACTCACCGGGTCCGAGACCAGCATCAGCTCGGGGGAGGGCATGGGACAGATCTACAAATCCGCGGCCCCCAACGGGACCTCGGGAAGGAAGGTCGTGATCCCGCTCAGCACCAAGAAGGAGGCCGAGCACCTGGTGGAGAAGTACGTGGCCATAGTGGCCGCGGGAGAGGACAAGCTCAAGCTCAGCAACCCGGACGTGGACGGGCTCGTCTACGTCCCCTACAGGATCAACGGCAACAGCCTGGACGTCAGCGGTCACAGCAACCTCGTGCCCGCGAGGACCAGGAGAGCCGACCTCAGCAAACTCATCATACTCTGAAAAAGGAAGGAATGGAAATGGTAGACAACAAGGGGAACGCGTACAGGACGCGCCAGCTCGTCATTGTCTTCTGCGTGCTGATCGGACTCGCATTGGCACTTCTGGCATGGGGAGCCGCAGGACTGTCGGCCTTGGCCGCGGTCGGGGTGTTCCTGATCATATTCGGAGGGGCGGTCGTTGCCGTCGGAAGCACTTTCAGCAGCAAACCCGACAAGTTCGGACCGTCCGAACAGATGTACAGGGTGTCGGTCGGTCTGGTCATACTGCTCATCGGAGTTGTCATGGTCATGACCCTCGCCGACGTATCGTGGTACGTCTACGTCGCTATCCTGATCATCGGAATCGCCGTCATCGGACTGGCGACCGGGCTCATCAACAGCCGCAACATCACCAACGAATGAGGGACAGAAATGGCAAACGCAGTCGAATCAAGTGTCGAGTCCTCCATGGCGAGGAACCGCTCGCTCATCGAGCGCATCGGCCTCTACATCCCCTTCTACAGGGGATACAAACAGAAGAACCTCCGCAGGGACGAGGACAGGGCCATCAGGAATCTCATCGCCCAGGTCCTGGACCGCGCGAAGGTGGACCTCAAGAACGCCGAAAGGGCAACCGTGGGGGACCTCCAGGCGATGAGGGACAACGAGAGGATACTCTCCAAGGTGGACCGCTACTACTCCGACGTGAAGAAGGCGGTCAACGGATACAGCGGGTTCCACGACTCCGTCAAGATCCTGGAGACCGAGCTCGATGCCCTCATCGAGTGGGACGCCAAGCTCATCGACGACGTGGAGAGGCTCAAGAGTCAGACCGAGCAGATGTCCGCAGACGCGGATGCGGGCGACTCCATCGCCACCGACATGAAGATCGTGGAGAGGATCATCGACGACCTCATCGACAACTACCGCCAGAGGGAGAATGTCATGAGGGGCTTCGTGGAGTCCGCGGAGTGAACGTGAGGGATAGAAATGGCAGAGAAGAAAGACAATGTGGTCACCTGGATGAACCAGGGGCCCGACGACATCATCTACATGTCCGGGGACACCGAGCTCAGGACCCTTTCGCAGGTCGTCGTCCCCGAGCACGCCGTCGCCCTGTTCATCAGGGACGGACAGCTCCAGGGAACGCTCGAGCCCGGAAGGCACATGATCACCAGCGCGAACATCCCGTGGCTCACCAAGCTCTACAACCTGGCCCTCGGATACCGCGACAACCCGTTCAAGGTCTGGATCGTCTACATCTCCCTGAAGATGTTCAACGGGAAATGGGGCATCCGCGGCATGATTAGGGCCGCCAAGGACTACGAGGTCCCCATCACCCTGATGGCCAACGGTGACTTCCAGTTCCGCATCAGCGACGTGGCCGTGT
This is a stretch of genomic DNA from Thermoplasmatales archaeon BRNA1. It encodes these proteins:
- a CDS encoding thermosome subunit → MGMGNAPVLILREGTKRDKGKDAQFNNITAARTIADAVRSSLGPRGMDKMLVDSLGDVVITNDGVTILKEMDVQHPAAKMLVEVAKTQDQEVGDGTTTSVIIAGELLKKSLDLIDSNVHPTIITAGYRMANDKAQEILKAVAKKVSPDDDKLLMQIAETSMISKQVNSQKEFFARMVVDAVRTILEKGKDGKYTADLKNIQTVKKAGAKMEESELVKGLVIDKEPVSPTMPHIVKKAKIALIDGAFEVKKPEVDAKIQITDPEMLQKFIDEEENILRDLVMAVKKAGANVVFCQKGIDDLAQHFFAKEGIYACRRVKKSDIERLAKSTNASIVTKITEITKDDLGTADTVELRHVGDEDMTFITGCKDPKTVSILVRGGTNHVTDEVERSLVDAWSVVRVSIEDGMIVTGGGSTAMEIAMGVRDYAASVGGREQIAIEAYASAMEIIPTTLAENAGLDPINMVIEMRKQHKAGKKHAGLNPFTGKVEDMMKLNVIEPVRIGQQALNSATDAAVMILRIDDVIASRATVAPGSTAEAGLD
- a CDS encoding L-glutamine synthetase: MENFRFTAVQKAIAKEPVKVTPPAEKTSDYYGCNVFNRRAMRQYLSEDTRRIIYETIERGAVLDKNVAEHVAAGMRRWAMDMGATHYTHWFQPLTGGTAEKHDSFADPRTHGESLEKFSGKLLSQQESDASSFPSGGLRNTFEARGYTAWDPSSPAFIMGDVLCIPTVFVSYTGEALDYKAPLMKSDTAVTKAASDIMEYFGLGKEVIHSYLGWEQEYFLVDKDLYEQRPDLVLTDRTLIGHDSAKSQQLEDHYFAAIPSRVLEFMKDLEFECYKLGIPIKTRHNEVAPNQFEVAPVYEVANLANDHNLMLMSLMKNISEKHGFEVLFHEKPFAGVNGSGKHCNWSLGTESGIALMSPGKTDEENLRFLCFMANTLKAVYDNNSLLKACVLNATNAHRLGANEAPPAIISSFLGDQVSQAFADLMKGEGMVKIGGKKAHSLGLPQIPELLVDNTDRNRTSPFAFTGNRFEFRAVGSSANCSGAVTTLNTVLAYQLVQFKKAVDKRIKAGASALEAVLAETRETFRACRDICFDGNGYSEEWKAEALRRGLDCETSPPLVYDNLTSAKTVKVFNDTGVMNKVELESRKEIFWEMYCKKVDIEARVLSDLTTNHVIPVAVRYQNILLENVRDLKDIYSAADFKRLSRSQADLIRCISEDIAEAESTVDDLDALVEKLAGEEDRKAAVIYHDKVIPMLEKIRRHVDSLEMMVDDQMWPLPKYRELLFIH